In Macrobrachium rosenbergii isolate ZJJX-2024 chromosome 48, ASM4041242v1, whole genome shotgun sequence, one DNA window encodes the following:
- the LOC136831643 gene encoding uncharacterized protein — translation MEQRQKKLFKELTERVVSEKKAAEEKMAMNIAKSQRRQKKNYDKRHTGKSSEIVEGSLVLLKNNKNNHRMGGKLETKYIGPYEVVSLQGKGRAKLKNLSTGKELRNTYHVVNLKLYRLDGASSRDGQDQDNYQDQEYSTNRKKQGQSRQTLNRSISARERTILLMFVDEEVVTRVEIDGETITEEEIETRPDKLPGILVTNKENLQAIYIYKYMDDDAVTTLHATIKAKEDDIPGAWICPQCAEITADGREVVECESCYEWYHTACLGSAENFKASWSCCKCNPTQYEVPLKIFTCRIYNHPRNTHL, via the coding sequence ATGGAGCAACGACAGAAGAAACTATTTAAAGAGTTAACAGAGAGAGTAGTGTCAGAAAAGAAGGCAGCTGAGGAAAAAATGGCGATGAACATTGCAAAATCtcaaagaagacagaagaagaacTATGATAAGAGACATACAGGCAAATCAAGTGAAATAGTTGAGGGCTCATTAGTACtgttgaaaaacaacaaaaataatcacCGAATGGGAGGAAAATTAGAAACAAAGTACATAGGCCCTTATGAAGTTGTTTCTCTGCAAGGAAAAGGACGtgcaaaactgaaaaatctctcaACAGGCAAAGAACTGAGGAATACATATCACGTGGTAAATCTGAAGCTGTACAGACTTGATGGTGCAAGCAGCAGAGATGGACAAGATCAGGACAACTACCAGGATCAAGAATACTCCACGAACAGGAAAAAGCAGGGACAATCTCGGCAAACACTGAATCGAAGTATTTCAGCAAGAGAAAGGACAATTTTACTCATGTTTGTAGATGAGGAAGTTGTTACAAGAGTGGAAATAGATGGAGAGActataacagaagaagaaatagagacaAGACCAGACAAGCTTCCTGGTATTCTTGTCACTAATAAGGAAAACCTTCAAGCAATTTACATTTACAAGTACATGGATGATGATGCAGTTACGACGCTTCACGCTACTATCAAAGCTAAAGAGGACGACATTCCTGGAGCATGGATTTGTCCACAATGTGCGGAAATCACAGCAGATGGACGTGAAGTGGTGGAGTGTGAATCTTGCTACGAATGGTACCACACTGCTTGCCTTGGATCTGCAGAAAATTTCAAGGCATCGTGGAGCTGCTGCAAATGTAACCCAACCCAGTATGAAGTTCCTTTAAAGATTTTTACCTGTAGAATTTATAATCACCCCAGAAACACCCACCTGTAG